GATCGCAGGCGAGCTGGCGAGGAAGGACGCATAGAAGTCATCGAAGAAGTCGGGACTGGCGCAGCAGCGGCCGTAGCTCTGCATGACGCGGTTGGTGTCTTTCATGGGCATTCCCTTGCACGAGGGCATTTTGCAGCGAGGCCCGCCGGTGAGCAGGCGATGGACGATCCGCCCCCCGGCCGGGATCATCCGTATGCGAGGCGGTGCAGAAGGGGGCGGATTATAGGCAGCAACCCTGCGAAGTGTGGGGCGAAAGCTGTGAGCCATGTCTCAGCTGCGCAAATGCTCCAGCGGCAGCTCCGTACTCGATGACACCTGGCGCAATACGAAGCTGGAACGCACGCTGGAGACGCCTTCGATGCGCGTCAGGGTGCCGAGCAGAAACTGCTGGTAATGCTCCATGTCGGGCACCACGACCTTGAGTTGGTAGTCGGCGTCCATCCCCGTGACCAGACTGCATTCGAGCACCTCCGGGCATTTGCCGATCACGCCTTCGAAGTGCTCGAAGCGCTCCGGTGTGTGCCGGTCCATGCCGATAAGCACGTAGGCGGTAAGGGTCAGGCCGAGCTTCTTGCGGTCGAGCAGGGCGACCTGGCGGGCAATGTAGCCATCGTCTTCCAGCTGTTTGACCCGGCGGGAGCAGGGCGAGGGTGACAGGCCGATGCGTTCGGCCAGTTCCTGGTTGGAGATGCGGGCGTCGTGCTGCAATTCGGCGAGGATGCGCAGGTCGTAGCGATCGATTTTGCTCATGGCTGGCTTCTTTTGAAAAGTTGTTGCGCAGGATGATGGGTTGCTGGAGCTATGTTGCGCAAGTAGCAACCAATTAAGCAATCTTCGCAATCCTGTGCCGCGTTTCGAGGCGTAAGCTTTATTCCAACTTCAGCCCCCGGCAGAAACGGTCACGGCACAGGATCCCCGCCATGACCACCGAAGGTCTTACCAAGACCGACGGTCCGGGCCCCCGGTGCTCACGAGGCACCGTGCGAAGAAGCCGTTATCATCGGCCCGACGAATCGAAGAGACCACGCCCAGGCGTGGTCTTTTTCGTTGTGGGCGTGGCGGTGGTTTGGATGTCAAGCCAAATCCGGTCGTCGAGCTGGCTGATGGCTTCGTTCGCCACTGCTGGGCGAGTCAGTTTCTTTTGTCTGCGGAAACGCCGTCCGGGCCAAGAGACAGTGACCAAAGAGAAGGCCACCTTAACATCCATGTCCCATCGCACCTCGCTCGGCAGTCCCTTGCGTAGCGCCTACGCTCGGCCTCCTGAGAGGGGGATCGGGTCCGAGTTGTTTGAAAGTTCGTAAAAACAAACACGCTTTGCTTGTTTGCTGACGAAACGAGCTACCAGACGCCGCCGAACGCCCCCTTCAGGAGGCCGAATGGAATCTCGGCGCAGAGGGGAGAGCGGCATGGATGCCGCGATAGCCGTGAAGGGCCATGGATGGCCCTTGCGCGGCGACCCTCGGAGCCGCGGTGAAATGAGGGAAGTCGAGCGCAGCGAGACCCGTATGCAGGGGCAAAGCGTTTTTGGTTACTTTTTCGGCGTTTGGAAAAAGTGACTCGCCCAGCAGGGCGAAACCAAGCCATCAGACAACGCCAAAATCGGCTCGGAAAATGGCATCCAATCACCGCCTCGGCGGCGCTACCTCAAGCGGATC
This DNA window, taken from Pseudomonas sp. FeN3W, encodes the following:
- a CDS encoding Lrp/AsnC family transcriptional regulator, with amino-acid sequence MSKIDRYDLRILAELQHDARISNQELAERIGLSPSPCSRRVKQLEDDGYIARQVALLDRKKLGLTLTAYVLIGMDRHTPERFEHFEGVIGKCPEVLECSLVTGMDADYQLKVVVPDMEHYQQFLLGTLTRIEGVSSVRSSFVLRQVSSSTELPLEHLRS